The segment GTCGGTGGCTAATCGCGCCTCCGGCCGGTGAACGACCGTCCGGATATAAGTCCACTCCGGTGGTACGATCTCAGCGACCATGTCCGTTCAATTCGAAAAACTCACGTTCGATCGACTGGGACACGCGACCGTTCGCGTCGAAACCGACGACGAGACCGTCATCTACGTCGATCCGTGGGGGGAGGTGCTAGAAGAAGAGACGGGCGATGGCGATATCGTACTCATCACCCACGACGATTTCGATCACTACGATCCAGCCGCGATCGATACGGTATCCTCGCCGGCGGCGACGGTCGCCGCCTACGAGGCGATCGACACGTCCGACCTCGATTTCGACGTCGTCGACCTGCCACACGACGGCAAAACGATGGTCGAGGGAATCGAGATCCGAACGGTCCCGGCCTATAACGATCCGAACGGTGCCCACGTCGACGACGATGGGAACCCGTTCCACGCGGAGGGGGAGGTCGTCGGTCTCCAGTTCACGCTCGCGGACGCGACGATCTATTTTCCGTCGGATACCGACTTCCTCGAGCATCACGGGTCGATCGATGCCGACGTATTCGTTCCACCGATCGGGGGTCACTACACGATG is part of the Natrarchaeobius halalkaliphilus genome and harbors:
- a CDS encoding MBL fold metallo-hydrolase is translated as MSVQFEKLTFDRLGHATVRVETDDETVIYVDPWGEVLEEETGDGDIVLITHDDFDHYDPAAIDTVSSPAATVAAYEAIDTSDLDFDVVDLPHDGKTMVEGIEIRTVPAYNDPNGAHVDDDGNPFHAEGEVVGLQFTLADATIYFPSDTDFLEHHGSIDADVFVPPIGGHYTMDRNEAAAFARSVDPELVLPEHYDTFEAIETDAEAFAADLSEDGIRVELF